A portion of the Tachypleus tridentatus isolate NWPU-2018 unplaced genomic scaffold, ASM421037v1 Hic_cluster_1, whole genome shotgun sequence genome contains these proteins:
- the LOC143241835 gene encoding granulin-like has protein sequence MKTAFLVLFSLVVLAGDAYAVVYCGNGWICPDGNTCCLHPNGGFGCCGIRNAVCCCSGETCCPSLHSCSADSTRCNRCPSFAGAVRGDAPKATSIVAARKS, from the exons ATGAAGACCGCATTCCTGGTTCTGTTCTCTCTTGTCGTCCTAGCGGGAGACGCTTATG CTGTTGTTTACTGTGGAAATGGATGGATCTGCCCTGACGGGAATACTTGTTGCTTGCATCCTAATGGTGGTTTCGGTTGTTGCGGAATTCGCAATGCCGTTTGTTGCTGTAGTGGAGAAACATGTTGTCCTTCTCTGCATTCGTGTTCAGCAGATTCTACCAGATGTAATCGATGTCCATCCTTTGCTGGTGCAGTTCGGGGAGACGCACCGAAAGCGACATCTATCGTCGCTGCTAGGAAATCTTGA